The region TAAATGTGCCTGTTGTGATATCAGCATTTCTCTGAAGTTCATAATTTAGAATCCCATTATTATCAACAGTCACTACTTTAAACACTGTAGTATCATACCAAGTAATAAAGTAATCCAACTCTGATGTTGGTAATACAGGTAGGCTAGATTTAGGATTAGGACTAGAAGTTACTGGAGTACCAAACTGACTCACATAACGACCGTATAAATCTATTTTACCTAATAATGTTGAATCATCAAAAGTATCCCCTGCTAAACTACCTGATCCAGCAGCATTCATTTGCTCTGAACTAGTTGGCACAATAATAGAAGGCATATAGAAGAATTTCGGCATAGCTGCTTTTAACGCTTTAATAACATCTCCATTATTATCCACAGCTAATAAATGTTGAGTCTGTTGATCCTGTACATTTTTCTTATCCAATCCTTTTAACGCTAAAGTATTTGTGCTAGAAGTAGTAATATCAGTCGCTTTAAGTAAACTTCCACCTAACTGGATATTATTAATTGTCTTAGTTAAACCATTATCAGCAGTTACAGCTAAAGCAGATTTATCTTCCCATTTAGGTTTCCCTGTAGCATCAGTTACTAATACTTGGTTATTACCTCCATTAGCCATATCAATAGGTTGAATAGTTCCATCTTTAATCTTACCAGATGTAATAGATTCATCTTTCACTCTTAGGCTTGTATCTACTAAAACAGCTTTCGTTCCACCACTCACAACTTCGATAGTAGGATTAGCATCTGCTGCAGTAAGATCCTTAGCATTTATAACATCCGTAACATCAACTTTTGGTGTACCTGCTACCCACTCTGTACCATTATATACTAATGCTTGTCCATTAACTGTTGGAACAGCCTGATTAACTGGTTTACCTTTTAATGTTGTTAACTTATTAGCATTTGCTGGACCTGTTACATCTCCTGTTAATATTAACTTAGAGACATCTGTATTTACAATATAAGGACTAGCTTCTGAACCTACGCCTGTAATAGTGATGGCAGTACCTTGAATGGTTTTACCACCAATACCATCTTTACCATTAGTTCCTGCTGTTCCTGCATCTCCTTTTAATGATTCAATAAATGCCTCTCCATCTTTTCCATCATTTCCAGGAAGACTTTGCCAAATTTCTAATGCCGATTTTCCATCTGCTCCGATTTCTCCTTTATCTCCCTTATCTCCTTTTAAAGATGCAATAAATGCCTCTCCATCTTTTCCGTCATTTCCAGGAAGACTTTGCCAGATCTCTAATGCCGACTTACCATCTGATCCTTTTGCTCCGATTAAACTAATTAACCACTCTGCTTCAGTTCCTACAAATCCGTTGTCTACTGCTTCTTGGTATGCTGATTTTCCATCTTTTCCATCTTTTCCTGTGATTGATGCGATGAAATCTGCCCCATCTTTTCCATCATTTCCAGGAAGGCTTTGCCAAATTTCTAATGCCGATTTTCCATCTGCTCCGATTTCTCCTTTATCTCCCTTATCTCCTTTTAAAGATGCAATAAATGCCTCTCCATCTTTTCCGTCATTTCCAGGAAGACTTTGCCAGATCTCTAATGCCGACTTACCATCTGATCCTTTTGCTCCGATTAAACTAATTAACCACTCTGCTTCAGTTCCTACAAATCCGTTGTCTACTGCTTCTTGGTATGCTGATTTTCCATCTTTTCCTGTGATTGATGCGATGAAATCTGCTCCATCTTTTCCATCATTTCCAGGAAGACTTTGCCAAATTTCTAATGCCGATTTTCCATCTGCTCCGATTTCTCCTTTATCTCCCTTATCTCCTTTTAAAGATGCAATAAATGCCTCTCCATCTTTTCCGTCATTTCCAGGAAGACTTTGCCAGATCTCTAATGCCGACTTACCATCTGATCCCTTTGCTCCGATTAAACTAATTAACCACTCTGCTTCAGTTCCTACAAATCCGTTGTCTACTGCTTCTTGGTATGCTGATTTTCCATCTTTTCCATCTTTTCCTGTGATTGATGCGATGAAATCTGCCCCATCTTTTCCATCATTTCCAGGAAGACTTTGCCAAATTTCTAATGCTGATTTTCCATCTGCTCCGATTTCTCCTTTATCTCCCTTATCTCCTTTTAAAGATGCAATAAATGCCTCTCCATCTTTTCCGTCATTTCCAGGAAGACTTTGCCAGATCTCTAATGCCGACTTACCATCTGATCCTTTTGCTCCGATTAAACTAATTAACCACTCTGCTTCAGTTCCTACAAATCCGTTGTCTACTGCTTCTTGGTATGCTGATTTTCCATCTTTTCCATCTTTTCCTGTGATTGATGCGATGAAATCTGCTCCATCTTTTCCATCATTTCCAGGAAGGCTCTGCCAAATTTCTAATGCCGATTTTCCATCTGCTCCGATTTCTCCTTTATCTCCCTTATCTCCTTTTAAAGATGCAATAAATGCCTCTCCATCTTTTCCGTCATTTCCAGGAAGACTTTGCCAGATCTCTAATGCCGACTTACCATCTGATCCTTTTGCTCCGATTAAACTAATTAACCACTCTGCTTCAGTTCCTACAAATCCGTTGTCTACTGCTTCTTGGTATGCTGATTTTCCATCTTTTCCATCTTTTCCTGTGATTGATGCGATGAAATCTGCTCCATCTTTTCCATCATTTCCAGGAAGGCTCTGCCAAATTTCTAATGCCGATTTTCCATCTGCTCCGATTTCTCCTTTATCTCCCTTATCTCCTTTTAAAGATGCAATAAATGCCTCTCCATCTTTTCCGTCATTTCCAGGAAGACTTTGCCAGATCTCTAATGCCGACTTACCATCTGATCCTTTTGCTCCGATTAAACTAATTAACCACTCTGCTTCAGTTCCTACAAATCCGTTGTCTACTGCTTCTTGGTATGCTGATTTTCCATCTTTTCCATCTTTTCCTGTGATTGATGCGATGAAATCTGCTCCATCTTTTCCATCATTTCCAGGAAGGCTCTGCCAAATTTCTAATGCCGATTTTCCATCTGCTCCGATTTCTCCTTTATCTCCCTTATCTCCTTTTAAAGATGCAATAAATGCCTCTCCATCTTTTCCGTCATTTCCAGGAAGACTTTGCCAGATCTCTAATGCCGACTTACCATCTGATCCTTTTGCTCCTTTATCTCCTTTTTTACCATTAATGTTTGTCCAAGTTCCATCAGGGTTAAGTATCCATGTACCATCATTGTTGTGGACGATAGTTACACCTTCACCTGGTGCTCCTGGATTACCTGTATCCCCTGGTGTTCCAGGCATTCCCTCTGCTCCTGGTGTTCCTGGAGCTCCTGTCATATCTTGACCTTTGAAACCATTATCTCCCTTGTCTCCCTTATCTCCTTTTTTACCATTAATGTTTGTCCAAGTTCCATCAGGGTTAAGTATCCATGTACCATCATTGTTGTGAACGATAGTTACACCTTCACCTGGCGCTCCTGGATTACCTGTATCCCCTGGTGTTCCAGGCATTCCCTCTGCTCCTGGTGTTCCTGGAGCTCCTGTCATATCTTGACCTTTGAAACCACTATCTCCCTTGTCTCCTTTAGGACCTAAGATGTTTGTCCACGTATTTGTCGTTGGGTCATATACCCATACTCCTGAATCATTGTGTACAATAGTCACGCCTTCTCCTGGTGCTCCTGGATTACCTGTATCTCCTGGTGTCCCTGGTGTTCCACTCTGACCTGGTAATGACTCTGATTTGAATCCCGTATCTCCCTTGTCTCCTTTAGGACCTAAGATGTTTGTCCACGTATTTGTCGTTGGGTCATAAACCCATACTCCTGAATCATTGCGTACAATAGTCACGCCTTCTCCTGGTGCTCCTGGATTACCTGTATCTCCTGGTGTCCCTGGTGTTCCACTCTGACCTGGTAATGACTCTGATTTGAATCCTGTATCTCCTTTGTCTCCCTTATCTCCTTTTTTACCATTAATGTTTGTCCAAGTTCCATCAGGGTTAAGTATCCATGTACCATCATTGTTGTGGACGATAGTTACACCTTCACCTGGTGCTCCTGGATTACCTGTATCCCCTGGTGTTCCAGGCATTCCCTCTGCTCCTGGTGTTCCTGGAGCTCCTGTCATATCTTGACCTTTGAAACCATTATCTCCCTTGTCTCCCTTAGGACCTAAGATGTTTGTCCACGTATTTGTCGTTGGGTCATATACCCATACTCCTGAATCATTGTGTACAATAGTCACGCCTTCTCCTGGTGCTCCTGGATTACCTGTATCTCCTGGTGTCCCTGGTGTTCCACTCTGACCTGGTAATGACTCTGATTTGAATCCTGTATCTCCCTTGTCTCCTTTAGGACCTAAGATGTTTGTCCACGTATTTGTCGTTGGGTCATAAACCCATACTCCTGAATCATTGTGTACAATAGTCACGCCTTCTCCTGGTGCTCCTGGATTACCTGTATCTCCTGGTGTCCCTGGTGTTCCACTCTGACCTGGTAATGACTCTGATTTGAATCCTGTATCTCCTTTGTCTCCCTTATCTCCTTTTTTACCATTAATGTTTGTCCAAGTTCCATCAGGGTTAAGTATCCATGTACCATCATTGTTGTGAACGATAGTTACACCTTCACCTGGCGCTCCTGGATTACCTGTATCCCCTGGTGTTCCAGGCATTCCCTCTGCTCCTGGTGTTCCTGGAGCTCCTGTCATATCTTGACCTTTGAAACCATTATCTCCCTTGTCTCCTTTAGGACCTAAGATGTTTGTCCACGTATTTGTCGTTGGGTCATATACCCATACTCCTGAATCATTGTGTACAATAGTCACGCCTTCTCCTGGTGCTCCTGGATTACCTGTATCTCCTGGTGTCCCTGGTGTTCCACTCTGACCTGGTAATGACTCTGATTTGAATCCTGTATCTCCCTTGTCTCCTTTAGGACCTAAGATGTTTGTCCACGTATTTGTCGTTGGGTCATAAACCCATACTCCTGAATCATTGTGTACAATAGTCACGCCTTCTCCTGGTGCTCCTGGATTACCTGTATCTCCTGGTGTCCCTGGTGTTCCACTCTGACCTGGTAATGACTCTGATTTGAATCCTGTATCTCCTTTGTCTCCCTTATCTCCTTTTTTACCATTAATGTTTGTCCAAGTTCCATCAGGGTTAAGTATCCATGTACCGTCATTGTTGTGGACGATAGTTACACCTTCACCTGGCGCTCCTGGATTACCTGTATCCCCTGGTGTTCCAGGCATTCCCTCTGCTCCTGGTGTTCCTGGAGCTCCTGTCATATCTTGACCTTTGAAACCATTATCTCCCTTGTCTCCCTTAGGACCTAAGATGTTTGTCCACGTATTTGTCGTTGGGTCATATACCCATACTCCTGAATCATTGTGTACAATAGTCACGCCTTCTCCTGGTGCTCCTGGATTACCTGTATCTCCTGGTGTCCCTGGTGTTCCACTCTGACCTGGTAATGACTCTGATTTGAATCCTGTATCTCCCTTGTCTCCTTTAGGACCTAAGATGTTTGTCCACGTATTTGTCGTTGGGTCATAAACCCATACTCCTGAATCATTGTGTACAATAGTCACGCCTTCTCCTGGCCCGCCAGCTTCTCCTGGTTTCCCTGGTTCACCTGTCTTACCTGGTTGTGACTCTGACTTGAAACCTGTGTCTCCTTTTTCTCCTTTGTCACCTTTTATAGCCGCTATAAAAGCTTCTCCATCCTTTCCATCATTACCAGGTAAACTTTGCCAAATTTCTAAAGCAGACTTCCCATCGGCCCCTTTATCTCCTTTAGGTCCCTTTGCTAAATCAATAGTGACAGCATCACCTTTTTCATTTGTATATGTAAATGTTCCATTTCCATTATCTACCAATGTAGTAACCGTTTCATTTCCTTTAACGATATCGTTAAAGGAAATATTCTTTACTTCTCCTTCTTTTGTTACATAAGTAAATGAATTCCCATCATAATAAACATTCCCACCTACATAGCTGTTGTTAATTACTTCATACAGTTCTTTCTTAACTATTTCATTGTTAACAATCTCCTTGAAGTTTTTAATTACGCTCTTAGGAAGTTTAATCCTATATCCTTTATTTAAAATAGGATTTCCATTTCTGTCAATTGCATCTTCATTATAGAAAATATAATCTCCAGAAGTTTCATCATACTCTATCTTAGTAACTTTCTCTTTTATTTCTACTTTTTCACCATTATCGCTTATGTAGTATAATTTATCACCTTCATAAACAACATTGCCTTTAGTTGTATTAATAATATTAGTAATCTCTTCAACAATATTCTTATTGTTGAAAATCTCTTGGTAATTATTAATTACAGCATCAGGAATATCTGCAACAGTAGTTAATCGATTCCACTTATCGATATACCAATAATAATATCCTGGTTTCAAATCATTCTTAACAGTAGCAGTATTGTACACAAGCATGCTATTAATTCCATTTTTAGGAAACTCGCTAATTGTAACAACATCTTTACTGTCCTTTAATGCAATGCGTGGAATCAATAACCCTCTATTGGTTGATTCAATAGTTAACTCTGCCGATTTGTTTGGAGTCAAAGTTCCAATCCCTACTTGTGCATTAGCAGCAAAACTACTTACTAATAAAGCAGCTACAGATAGTACTCTTTTTTTCATATATTTCTCTACAATTTATTTCAACCTAACAATACTTGATTTATATTACTACATCCTATTCCGTAAAAAGTACTAAAGAATAGAAATACAATTAACTCCTTGTTCAGAAATTATTGACAAGCAAATATATTTACACCAATTGTTAATAATTGTATCAAAAAGAGAATAAAATGATTAAATGAAACGTACTGATACATGGTTTAACGAATGAAACAAAAACACAATACACTACTAATCAACAAAGTAAATACAAAACTAATTTTGAAATATTATGTCAGTTATATTTAATTATTATTAACTCTTTTACTCTTAGTTTTGCATAAAAATGTCAATGTTTTGCTAACTTTACTAAAGTAGATTAGTACAAAAAGAAGGGGTAACAATAGGACAAGGATAATCAAGAACGTTGGCTTTTACTTGTAAAAAAAAACAGCTCTAGTATTTAATGATAATATCATATTCTCAAAATAAAAAACAAGAATAGTATACTATATATTTCTTTCTATTCTTTTAAGTACTACTCCTTACCAAGTCTAAATTTTAGTCATGAAAAAGCTAGAGATAGATTATACAAAAAAAACGGCTACCAATTAAAAATTGATAGCCGTTTATCACTTGAAGTCATCTTGACTTTTTAGTTTTCTTAAATTTCTTTAGTCCTATAACAATAAAAGCCAAGAAATTCCACGCCATCCAACTAGAAAGTGTGGTGTCAAATCTATTGAGTAAAGAACGAAAACTATCTACCCGAGCATTCGTTCTTACAATAAATATTTTTCTAAGTTTCTGTGAATCAAACCCAGCATCAGCATTAATAAACAATCCCGATAGAGGTATTTCTGCTTTAGTTAATTGATTGGTTATATCTTCAAAACAGATTTCTTTATCAAATAAATCATTGTGATTTCCAGCTATTGGTTCTAACATAACTAAAGGTATGCCTTGACGATTTGTAAAATATAAGGAGTTTGTCGTCTTATGTTTTTTCCTACCTTGATAAGCAACCTGTTCACCTCCTCTTAAAGCTGTGGTATGACTTCCATCTAAATCTCCACTTGATAAATCAATAAAAGACTTATTCTTTTTTAATAATTCACTCCAACAAGATTGCCATACACCAGCTTTGCACCAATTACAGAAATGACCAAATACTGTTTTATGACTTAATACTTGAGTACTAAATAAAGCTTGAGCTGGCAAATAACTCCACTGGATACCTGTTTTTAGTTTATATAATATTGCATTAACTATCTCATAAAGTAGAGCTTTTGATTTAAACCCTCTTTTTGGTAGGAGTAAGTGTGGTACTATATCTTATTCTATACTATCTTTGTGGAGTACTTGGTACATGGGGTTGTAGGTTTTGTTTGTTTAGCGACACAAATTTCTATAACCCTTCTTTATTTTCCAAAAGTCAAGACTACTTCACTTATGTAATTAAGATCTACTTTTAAAATAAGGATAAATTTCTCCTAAAAATAAACTTACAAAGTCACTTCATAATTAAACGATATGGAGATATGTAATTATTCTCAAGTATTAGCAGAAAAGAATATCATCTAAAAACCAACCATTCTATATTCATTAGGCGTTATTCCAACACAATCAACAAAATGCTTTTTAAAAGTATTTACAGATTTAAATCCACAACTATTTGCAACTACATCTAATGTCCAATTCTCCTTCCTTTCTAATA is a window of Myroides oncorhynchi DNA encoding:
- a CDS encoding transposase; the protein is MVPHLLLPKRGFKSKALLYEIVNAILYKLKTGIQWSYLPAQALFSTQVLSHKTVFGHFCNWCKAGVWQSCWSELLKKNKSFIDLSSGDLDGSHTTALRGGEQVAYQGRKKHKTTNSLYFTNRQGIPLVMLEPIAGNHNDLFDKEICFEDITNQLTKAEIPLSGLFINADAGFDSQKLRKIFIVRTNARVDSFRSLLNRFDTTLSSWMAWNFLAFIVIGLKKFKKTKKSR
- a CDS encoding collagen-like protein produces the protein MKKRVLSVAALLVSSFAANAQVGIGTLTPNKSAELTIESTNRGLLIPRIALKDSKDVVTISEFPKNGINSMLVYNTATVKNDLKPGYYYWYIDKWNRLTTVADIPDAVINNYQEIFNNKNIVEEITNIINTTKGNVVYEGDKLYYISDNGEKVEIKEKVTKIEYDETSGDYIFYNEDAIDRNGNPILNKGYRIKLPKSVIKNFKEIVNNEIVKKELYEVINNSYVGGNVYYDGNSFTYVTKEGEVKNISFNDIVKGNETVTTLVDNGNGTFTYTNEKGDAVTIDLAKGPKGDKGADGKSALEIWQSLPGNDGKDGEAFIAAIKGDKGEKGDTGFKSESQPGKTGEPGKPGEAGGPGEGVTIVHNDSGVWVYDPTTNTWTNILGPKGDKGDTGFKSESLPGQSGTPGTPGDTGNPGAPGEGVTIVHNDSGVWVYDPTTNTWTNILGPKGDKGDNGFKGQDMTGAPGTPGAEGMPGTPGDTGNPGAPGEGVTIVHNNDGTWILNPDGTWTNINGKKGDKGDKGDTGFKSESLPGQSGTPGTPGDTGNPGAPGEGVTIVHNDSGVWVYDPTTNTWTNILGPKGDKGDTGFKSESLPGQSGTPGTPGDTGNPGAPGEGVTIVHNDSGVWVYDPTTNTWTNILGPKGDKGDNGFKGQDMTGAPGTPGAEGMPGTPGDTGNPGAPGEGVTIVHNNDGTWILNPDGTWTNINGKKGDKGDKGDTGFKSESLPGQSGTPGTPGDTGNPGAPGEGVTIVHNDSGVWVYDPTTNTWTNILGPKGDKGDTGFKSESLPGQSGTPGTPGDTGNPGAPGEGVTIVHNDSGVWVYDPTTNTWTNILGPKGDKGDNGFKGQDMTGAPGTPGAEGMPGTPGDTGNPGAPGEGVTIVHNNDGTWILNPDGTWTNINGKKGDKGDKGDTGFKSESLPGQSGTPGTPGDTGNPGAPGEGVTIVRNDSGVWVYDPTTNTWTNILGPKGDKGDTGFKSESLPGQSGTPGTPGDTGNPGAPGEGVTIVHNDSGVWVYDPTTNTWTNILGPKGDKGDSGFKGQDMTGAPGTPGAEGMPGTPGDTGNPGAPGEGVTIVHNNDGTWILNPDGTWTNINGKKGDKGDKGDNGFKGQDMTGAPGTPGAEGMPGTPGDTGNPGAPGEGVTIVHNNDGTWILNPDGTWTNINGKKGDKGAKGSDGKSALEIWQSLPGNDGKDGEAFIASLKGDKGDKGEIGADGKSALEIWQSLPGNDGKDGADFIASITGKDGKDGKSAYQEAVDNGFVGTEAEWLISLIGAKGSDGKSALEIWQSLPGNDGKDGEAFIASLKGDKGDKGEIGADGKSALEIWQSLPGNDGKDGADFIASITGKDGKDGKSAYQEAVDNGFVGTEAEWLISLIGAKGSDGKSALEIWQSLPGNDGKDGEAFIASLKGDKGDKGEIGADGKSALEIWQSLPGNDGKDGADFIASITGKDGKDGKSAYQEAVDNGFVGTEAEWLISLIGAKGSDGKSALEIWQSLPGNDGKDGEAFIASLKGDKGDKGEIGADGKSALEIWQSLPGNDGKDGADFIASITGKDGKDGKSAYQEAVDNGFVGTEAEWLISLIGAKGSDGKSALEIWQSLPGNDGKDGEAFIASLKGDKGDKGEIGADGKSALEIWQSLPGNDGKDGADFIASITGKDGKSAYQEAVDNGFVGTEAEWLISLIGAKGSDGKSALEIWQSLPGNDGKDGEAFIASLKGDKGDKGEIGADGKSALEIWQSLPGNDGKDGADFIASITGKDGKDGKSAYQEAVDNGFVGTEAEWLISLIGAKGSDGKSALEIWQSLPGNDGKDGEAFIASLKGDKGDKGEIGADGKSALEIWQSLPGNDGKDGEAFIESLKGDAGTAGTNGKDGIGGKTIQGTAITITGVGSEASPYIVNTDVSKLILTGDVTGPANANKLTTLKGKPVNQAVPTVNGQALVYNGTEWVAGTPKVDVTDVINAKDLTAADANPTIEVVSGGTKAVLVDTSLRVKDESITSGKIKDGTIQPIDMANGGNNQVLVTDATGKPKWEDKSALAVTADNGLTKTINNIQLGGSLLKATDITTSSTNTLALKGLDKKNVQDQQTQHLLAVDNNGDVIKALKAAMPKFFYMPSIIVPTSSEQMNAAGSGSLAGDTFDDSTLLGKIDLYGRYVSQFGTPVTSSPNPKSSLPVLPTSELDYFITWYDTTVFKVVTVDNNGILNYELQRNADITTGTFMNIVFSVRNDN